The window CGAGCTCTCCTCAGTACAAGATTGGGTATTGCCAACAACGCCCTGAAAAAGTGCAGTGGCCTGTCGAAATGGGCTCTCCTCCTCCTCTCTACTTCAACGCCGGCATGTTCGTCTACGAGCCTGACCTCCTCACGTACCATCATCTCCTCGAGACCCTCAAAGTCACTCCTCCAACTTCATTCGCTGAGCAGGACTTTCTGAATATGTTCTTCAGGGGAATTTACAAGCCAATCCCACCTGTTTACAACCTCGTCTTGGCTATGCTGTGGCGTCACCGTGAAAATGTAGACCTTGACAAAGTGAAGGTGGTTCATTACTGTGCTGCGGTAAGCTttcatcttttcttccttccaATTTCCATAGATAGATCGTTTTTCTAACCTTTTTAATCAGGGAGCAAAGCCATGGAGGTACACTGGGAAGGAAGAGAACATGGAGAGGGATGACATAAAGCTGCTGGTGAAGAAATGGTGGGATATTTATGAAGACGAATCTCTAGATTACAAGAACGCCATGCAGGGTGAACCTGGAAAGCTTGGATCCTTGATCTCTACACTCAATGAAGATGGTGTGGTTCACCAGCGGAGCGCTCCATCTGCGGCTTAAACAATCTTATTTATACTATATACTTATTAGTTTTGGGGCACTTAATTCTCGCTTTAAAGGCTACCGCCCCCGCCCCGTATAATGCTGTTTTAATTGAAAGTTTTTAAAGTTCTATATATCATGGGTGTTTAAAGAATATAATCATGGCCGATCACGCCTCATTGACTCTTATAATATTGGAAATAAACAAGTGATTCTGCTGTCTATTGAACTTCTCCTCTTTTGCCTTTTTAATTATGGTAATCTCCTTTGCTAATTAATTCTGTGTAAGTAGCAGTTAATTTTTAGAaacacaatttaatttcttacaatttagtaaaatgactttttcttttgaaaagcaATATCTCGTATCTTAAGTAATAGAAA is drawn from Theobroma cacao cultivar B97-61/B2 chromosome 4, Criollo_cocoa_genome_V2, whole genome shotgun sequence and contains these coding sequences:
- the LOC18603717 gene encoding galactinol synthase 2; translation: MSPTDDTTKRAYVTFLAGSGDYVKGVVGLAKGLRKAESVYPLVVAVLPDVPEEHSEILRSQGCVVREIEPVYPPENQTQFAMAYYVINYSKLRIWEFVEYKKMIYLDGDIQVFDNIDHLFDLADGYFYAVMDCFCEKTWSSSPQYKIGYCQQRPEKVQWPVEMGSPPPLYFNAGMFVYEPDLLTYHHLLETLKVTPPTSFAEQDFLNMFFRGIYKPIPPVYNLVLAMLWRHRENVDLDKVKVVHYCAAGAKPWRYTGKEENMERDDIKLLVKKWWDIYEDESLDYKNAMQGEPGKLGSLISTLNEDGVVHQRSAPSAA